Proteins from a genomic interval of Zingiber officinale cultivar Zhangliang chromosome 2A, Zo_v1.1, whole genome shotgun sequence:
- the LOC122040811 gene encoding 40S ribosomal protein S25-like, whose translation MAPKKDKAPPPSSKPAKSGGGKQKKKKWSKGKQKEKVNNAVLFDQASYDKMLSEVPKYKQITPSVLSERLRINGSLARRAIKDLMARGAIRMVSAHASQQIYTRATNS comes from the exons ATG GCGCCCAAGAAGGATAAGGCCCCGCCCCCATCCTCGAAGCCGGCCAAATCTGGCGGAGGCAAGCAGAAGAAGAAG AAGTGGAGCAAGGGAAAGCAGAAGGAGAAGGTGAATAACGCGGTCCTCTTCGACCAGGCGAGCTATGACAAGATGCTATCTGAAGTTCCAAAGTACAAGCAGATAACTCCTTCCGTGCTCTCTGAGAGGTTGCGG ATTAATGGATCGCTTGCAAGGAGGGCAATCAAGGATCTGATGGCGAGGGGTGCCATCAGGATGGTATCTGCTCACGCGAGCCAGCAAATCTACACCAGAGCCACCAATTCTTGA